A window of the Kosakonia radicincitans DSM 16656 genome harbors these coding sequences:
- a CDS encoding RidA family protein, protein MTIKRYGIEGGTGTGGQKLPFARAVEADGWLYISGQTPMREGEVVEGGIIEQTQLAFDNCLTIMREAGYRVEDVVHVTAVLTDARYFSSFNKVFREIFSDNPPARICSVQDLVVDCKVEVDMKCFRADRK, encoded by the coding sequence ATGACGATTAAGCGTTATGGCATTGAAGGCGGCACCGGTACAGGTGGGCAGAAACTGCCGTTCGCGCGGGCCGTTGAGGCCGATGGCTGGCTCTATATCTCGGGCCAGACACCGATGCGTGAGGGCGAAGTTGTGGAAGGCGGTATCATCGAACAGACGCAACTGGCGTTCGACAACTGTCTGACCATCATGCGGGAAGCAGGTTACCGCGTGGAGGATGTGGTGCACGTGACGGCGGTATTAACCGACGCACGCTATTTCAGTTCATTTAATAAAGTATTCAGAGAGATATTTAGTGATAATCCGCCCGCGCGTATTTGTAGCGTGCAGGATTTAGTGGTCGACTGCAAAGTGGAAGTGGATATGAAATGTTTCCGCGCCGACCGTAAATAA
- the uidC gene encoding glucuronide uptake porin UidC produces the protein MMENKRTVVALLLLAFSALTAQAAEINDNEDVLRVRLKNDFRRADRPSAGASARDIYGWVQGAMLDVNTHYYSDFIGAEAGAYYVYKLGAKDRWSTRGYLADHDSFGLVSGAVKLKPTDNLHFKIGRFGTDNGYGSLPYRVPLIASGSTRTMPTLSEGVLSRYEPSNNIDLWAMYRTRVFLWPDAAVGVRNEGIYNPTTGHYDTKRARSFLAGSWHDNSSRYSLGGSWQDDVSSQYEAIVEKKILLENKDTIKVELLAFHALLDGISRSRSFHNNTQVYSGQVTYSMPKISFFGAAGMVTHAMNNIGSNVDTDIGYPNSLSIDRNKEDMFSLQAGVQYFFQPNLSVMVAPLITHGYEDPQRTIEINGQGILTGVFYNVTDGALAGMKMYVASDIAKEKRNGSTLGNELHYWDVKAGIQYDFMLK, from the coding sequence ATGATGGAAAATAAAAGAACAGTAGTTGCGCTTTTACTTCTGGCGTTTAGCGCATTAACAGCACAGGCCGCAGAAATTAACGATAATGAGGATGTATTAAGAGTTCGTCTTAAAAATGATTTTCGTCGTGCAGACAGACCCAGCGCGGGGGCATCGGCAAGAGATATTTATGGCTGGGTTCAGGGGGCCATGCTTGACGTAAATACACATTATTATTCCGATTTTATTGGCGCGGAAGCCGGGGCGTATTATGTTTATAAGCTAGGCGCAAAAGATCGCTGGAGTACGCGCGGTTATCTTGCCGATCACGATAGTTTTGGACTTGTTTCCGGCGCGGTTAAACTCAAACCCACTGATAACCTTCATTTTAAAATTGGCCGATTTGGGACAGATAATGGTTACGGTAGTCTGCCATACCGGGTCCCGCTTATTGCATCCGGCTCAACGCGAACGATGCCAACCCTTTCTGAGGGCGTGCTCAGCCGTTACGAGCCCAGCAATAATATCGATTTATGGGCTATGTACCGTACCCGCGTATTTCTTTGGCCGGATGCCGCCGTAGGCGTGCGTAATGAAGGGATCTATAACCCGACAACGGGTCATTATGATACGAAACGCGCACGTTCTTTTCTGGCTGGTAGCTGGCATGACAATAGCAGTCGCTATTCTCTGGGGGGCTCCTGGCAGGATGATGTCTCGTCTCAATATGAAGCTATTGTTGAGAAAAAAATCTTACTTGAGAATAAAGACACGATCAAAGTTGAGCTTCTGGCGTTTCACGCCCTGCTGGACGGCATTTCACGCTCCCGTAGTTTTCATAATAATACTCAGGTCTATTCAGGGCAGGTAACCTACAGTATGCCGAAAATAAGTTTTTTTGGCGCAGCCGGCATGGTGACGCATGCGATGAATAATATTGGATCGAACGTGGATACGGATATTGGCTACCCCAACTCTCTGAGTATTGATCGAAATAAAGAGGATATGTTTTCTTTGCAGGCGGGAGTGCAATATTTCTTCCAGCCAAATCTTAGCGTCATGGTCGCGCCACTAATTACCCACGGATATGAAGATCCCCAGAGAACGATTGAAATTAATGGTCAAGGTATCCTCACCGGTGTTTTCTACAACGTAACTGACGGGGCGCTTGCAGGAATGAAAATGTATGTAGCATCGGATATTGCAAAAGAAAAAAGAAATGGCAGCACGCTTGGTAATGAGTTGCACTACTGGGATGTTAAAGCGGGAATACAATATGACTTCATGTTGAAATAA
- a CDS encoding amino acid ABC transporter permease — MSYQWLTLWRYADTFLEAAWLTLQVTLLAFALAVALGLLAALAKSSPLAPLRWLSHCYVEFLRNTPVLLQIFIIFFGLPSLGITMSAFTAGVLALGINVGAYLAETFRAGIQSVAKGQLEAAYILGIPRRQIFLSVVLPQAARAVWPAIINNLIQLLLGTSLLSAIALPELTGTATVINARTLLYIQTFSVVALVYLVLSNLFSWLGNMAGRRMFHPPLVTPVKKPGWWWARKWINPVKRENAL, encoded by the coding sequence ATGAGTTATCAATGGCTAACCCTGTGGCGCTACGCCGACACCTTTCTGGAAGCCGCGTGGCTAACACTACAGGTCACGCTGCTGGCGTTTGCCCTGGCGGTGGCGCTCGGTCTGCTGGCCGCGCTGGCGAAATCCTCGCCGCTGGCGCCGCTACGCTGGCTCAGCCACTGCTACGTCGAGTTCCTCCGCAACACGCCGGTGCTGCTGCAAATCTTCATCATCTTTTTTGGCCTGCCGTCGCTGGGTATCACCATGAGCGCCTTTACCGCAGGCGTACTGGCGCTGGGGATTAACGTGGGTGCTTACCTGGCGGAAACCTTCCGCGCGGGCATTCAGTCGGTAGCGAAGGGTCAACTGGAAGCGGCGTATATCCTCGGTATTCCGCGCCGACAAATCTTCCTCAGCGTGGTGCTGCCGCAGGCCGCGCGCGCAGTGTGGCCAGCCATTATCAACAACCTGATTCAGCTACTGCTCGGCACTTCGCTGCTCTCAGCCATCGCGCTGCCGGAGCTGACCGGTACCGCAACGGTGATCAATGCGCGCACCCTGCTGTACATCCAGACCTTCAGCGTCGTCGCGCTGGTTTATCTGGTGCTGAGCAACTTGTTCTCGTGGCTTGGCAACATGGCAGGACGCCGGATGTTCCATCCGCCGCTGGTAACGCCAGTAAAAAAGCCCGGCTGGTGGTGGGCAAGAAAATGGATTAACCCAGTGAAACGGGAGAATGCGCTATGA
- a CDS encoding ABC transporter substrate-binding protein — protein sequence MNATSLKLSAKALAGALVLLAVAGCTPTEEKKEAGAAPQSALQTVLQRGTLRVGDCLSFAPFGFYDKDGNPDGYDVDLAKALAKEMGVKLEMVNTTSANRIPNLQTNKVDVVFCNFTRNLERAKEIGFTNPYVVASEAMLVRKNSGIQSAHDMAGKTIATVKGSTNGDEVRNLGIDVKIQEYDSSQAAILAVKQGQADAMIEDNNFLAYQAKLDPSLTVTNEALVPLEYNAFGVKQGDQVWTNYLNEFLFEINASGENAQLYEKWFGSKPRYPLNPQY from the coding sequence ATGAATGCAACATCGCTGAAATTAAGTGCCAAGGCACTGGCGGGCGCGCTGGTATTGCTGGCTGTTGCGGGCTGTACGCCGACCGAAGAGAAAAAAGAGGCGGGTGCTGCGCCACAGTCTGCGCTGCAAACCGTGCTGCAGCGCGGCACGCTGCGCGTGGGTGACTGCCTGAGCTTTGCCCCGTTTGGTTTTTACGATAAAGACGGCAATCCGGATGGTTATGATGTCGATCTGGCTAAAGCGCTGGCGAAAGAGATGGGCGTCAAACTGGAAATGGTCAATACCACCAGCGCCAACCGCATCCCTAACCTGCAAACCAATAAAGTTGACGTGGTGTTCTGTAACTTCACCCGCAATCTGGAACGCGCCAAAGAGATCGGTTTCACCAACCCCTATGTCGTGGCGAGCGAAGCGATGCTGGTGCGCAAAAACAGCGGTATTCAGTCCGCGCATGATATGGCCGGAAAAACCATTGCCACCGTGAAAGGTTCCACTAACGGCGATGAAGTGCGCAACCTCGGCATCGACGTGAAAATTCAGGAGTACGATTCCTCTCAGGCAGCAATTCTGGCGGTGAAACAGGGCCAGGCGGATGCCATGATCGAAGATAACAACTTCCTCGCCTATCAGGCGAAACTCGATCCGTCGCTGACCGTGACCAACGAAGCGCTGGTGCCGCTGGAGTACAACGCCTTCGGTGTGAAACAGGGCGATCAGGTATGGACCAACTATCTGAATGAATTCCTTTTTGAAATCAATGCTTCCGGCGAGAACGCCCAGTTGTATGAGAAATGGTTCGGCAGTAAACCGCGCTACCCGCTGAATCCGCAATACTGA
- a CDS encoding PTS sugar transporter subunit IIB: MIHITLVCAAGMSTSMLMAKMQQSAKSKGIDVTVIAMPEEKFKTYKGQTEVLLLGPQISYLEDDLKEKYEPHGIKVAVIDMVDYGMMNGEKVLVDALALLS, encoded by the coding sequence ATGATACATATTACTCTTGTTTGTGCTGCTGGTATGTCTACCTCTATGTTGATGGCTAAAATGCAGCAAAGTGCTAAAAGCAAAGGTATCGATGTCACTGTTATCGCAATGCCTGAAGAAAAATTCAAAACGTATAAAGGGCAAACAGAGGTTTTACTATTAGGTCCGCAAATTTCGTATCTTGAGGATGACCTAAAAGAAAAATATGAACCTCATGGAATAAAAGTTGCTGTCATCGACATGGTTGATTACGGCATGATGAACGGCGAAAAAGTGCTGGTTGATGCACTGGCCTTATTGAGCTAA
- a CDS encoding PTS lactose/cellobiose transporter subunit IIA: MTEISLEDIITELVVNGGSAKSKAMQAMKAARMGDFATAEVRISEANASLQKAHYFQTELIQAEARGEKKAAVSLIMVHGQDHLMNAMTTRDIALEMIEVYKLIKNK, encoded by the coding sequence GTGACGGAAATTAGCCTGGAAGATATTATCACCGAGTTGGTGGTGAATGGCGGAAGCGCAAAAAGTAAAGCAATGCAGGCAATGAAAGCCGCCAGGATGGGTGATTTCGCAACAGCAGAGGTGCGGATCTCGGAAGCAAATGCCTCTTTGCAGAAGGCACATTACTTTCAGACGGAATTGATTCAGGCAGAAGCGCGAGGAGAAAAAAAAGCCGCAGTATCACTTATTATGGTTCATGGGCAGGATCATCTAATGAATGCCATGACCACCAGAGATATTGCCCTGGAAATGATTGAAGTGTACAAACTTATTAAAAACAAATAA
- the uidA gene encoding beta-glucuronidase, whose product MLKPIETESRECKLLDGLWDFKIDTDRCGFSQAWWKDRLDGARKIAVPASFNDQFADETVRTHVGDVWYQTDVRIPKRWDGQRIVLRFDAVTHRGTVWLDDEQIMFHQGGYTPFEVDISALVGEKRVVRVTVCVNNELSWHTIPPGVIAEENGVRKQHYFHDFFNYSGIHRHVWLYTTPHQFIRDIDIDTHFLEDLSTGYVQYRINAPGEVKCQLIGRGGNIVAQSSGREGVLEVTQPTLWQPGNAFLYQLLITAGTDCYTLPVGIRTVKVDGDCFLINNQPFYFKGFGRHEDADLRGKGFDNVLLVHDHALMSWIGANSYRTAHYPYAEEMLDWADEHGIVVINETPAVGFNVSLPMIRNFTRPEKLFCPEAINDVTQQAHLDAICELIARDKNHPSVVMWSIANEPDAREPASRDYFLPLVKATRELDPHRPVCCVNITKSSLNEDKISDLFDVLCLNRYYGWYENPADLVAAEKTLENELVAWHERHQKPIIITEYGTDTLAGLHSVYNEMWSEEYQCAFLDMYHKVFDRLSFVVGEHVWNFADFATSQGIIRVGGNKKGVFTRDRKPKAAAFLLKKRWLDKPSQA is encoded by the coding sequence ATGTTAAAACCAATTGAAACCGAATCCCGGGAATGTAAATTACTTGATGGTCTGTGGGATTTTAAAATAGATACGGACCGCTGCGGATTTTCGCAAGCGTGGTGGAAAGACCGCCTTGATGGCGCGCGTAAAATAGCTGTCCCTGCCAGTTTTAATGATCAATTCGCCGATGAGACCGTACGTACACATGTTGGCGATGTATGGTATCAAACTGACGTTCGTATTCCCAAACGCTGGGATGGTCAGCGAATTGTGCTTCGTTTTGATGCCGTGACGCACCGCGGAACGGTATGGCTGGATGATGAACAAATCATGTTTCATCAGGGGGGATATACACCGTTTGAGGTAGATATCAGCGCGTTGGTCGGTGAGAAACGCGTGGTACGTGTCACAGTATGTGTTAATAACGAATTGTCCTGGCATACCATTCCGCCTGGCGTTATCGCGGAAGAGAATGGCGTACGCAAACAGCATTATTTTCATGATTTTTTTAATTATTCAGGCATTCATCGTCATGTGTGGCTTTATACGACCCCGCACCAATTTATTCGTGATATTGATATTGACACTCATTTTTTGGAGGATCTCAGTACAGGCTATGTGCAATATCGCATCAATGCTCCCGGTGAGGTGAAATGTCAGCTCATCGGGCGCGGAGGGAATATTGTTGCACAAAGTTCGGGCCGGGAAGGGGTACTTGAGGTCACGCAACCAACACTCTGGCAACCTGGTAACGCTTTCCTCTATCAATTGCTCATCACTGCTGGTACAGACTGTTATACGCTGCCTGTGGGTATTCGTACGGTCAAAGTCGACGGGGATTGCTTCCTGATAAACAACCAACCGTTTTATTTTAAAGGATTTGGCCGGCATGAGGATGCCGATTTACGGGGTAAAGGCTTTGATAATGTTCTGCTGGTGCACGATCATGCATTGATGTCCTGGATTGGAGCAAACTCCTATCGGACTGCTCATTATCCTTATGCCGAAGAGATGCTGGATTGGGCAGATGAGCACGGTATTGTCGTCATTAATGAAACTCCGGCTGTAGGGTTTAACGTTTCGTTGCCGATGATCCGCAATTTTACCCGACCAGAGAAACTTTTTTGCCCGGAAGCCATAAACGATGTGACTCAGCAGGCGCATCTTGATGCAATATGCGAATTGATTGCGCGGGATAAAAATCATCCCTCGGTGGTCATGTGGAGCATTGCCAACGAGCCGGACGCTCGTGAGCCAGCCAGCCGGGATTATTTCTTACCTCTCGTTAAGGCGACGAGGGAGCTGGATCCTCACCGTCCTGTTTGTTGTGTCAACATTACCAAGTCATCGCTGAATGAAGACAAGATAAGCGATCTTTTTGATGTCCTGTGCCTGAATCGCTATTACGGCTGGTATGAAAACCCTGCGGATCTGGTTGCTGCCGAGAAAACATTAGAAAATGAGCTGGTTGCCTGGCATGAGCGGCATCAAAAGCCCATCATTATTACGGAATACGGTACTGATACGTTGGCCGGACTGCATTCGGTTTATAACGAAATGTGGTCTGAAGAATACCAGTGCGCGTTTCTTGACATGTACCATAAAGTATTTGATCGGTTATCGTTTGTTGTGGGCGAGCATGTCTGGAACTTTGCCGATTTTGCGACCTCGCAGGGAATCATACGCGTTGGCGGGAATAAAAAAGGCGTTTTTACTCGGGACCGGAAACCAAAAGCCGCTGCCTTTCTGCTGAAGAAGCGATGGCTGGATAAACCATCACAAGCATAA
- a CDS encoding amino acid ABC transporter permease, translated as MSELIIGSLPILLKGLVVTLLLSIAAIVGSTLLGLLAAVLRTSRLPVARQIAVFYTELFRGTPVLITLMFIYFGVAYFGYEINLFAAGILGLSIYQGAYIAEVFRAGIEAVPKGQWEVSWILGLSKRQTFLSVILPQTRGIVLPPLVGQYLSLIKDTSIVSMIGMSELMHQGQAIVDRIGQPVVIYGLVALLYFVVCFPLSRWVQHHQTRSQLS; from the coding sequence ATGAGCGAACTTATCATCGGCTCGCTGCCAATCCTGCTGAAAGGCCTGGTCGTCACTTTACTGCTCTCCATCGCCGCTATCGTCGGCAGTACGCTGCTCGGTTTACTGGCGGCAGTGTTACGCACCAGCCGTTTGCCGGTCGCCAGACAGATCGCTGTGTTCTATACCGAACTGTTTCGCGGCACACCGGTCCTGATCACACTGATGTTTATCTATTTTGGTGTGGCGTACTTCGGCTATGAAATCAATCTGTTCGCTGCCGGTATCCTCGGCCTGAGCATTTATCAGGGCGCTTACATCGCCGAAGTATTCCGCGCCGGTATTGAAGCCGTACCTAAGGGCCAGTGGGAAGTATCGTGGATCCTCGGCCTGTCGAAGCGCCAGACGTTTCTTAGCGTGATCCTGCCGCAAACGCGTGGCATTGTGCTGCCGCCGCTGGTAGGCCAGTACCTTTCTCTGATTAAAGATACGTCGATTGTCAGCATGATCGGTATGTCGGAATTGATGCACCAGGGCCAGGCGATTGTCGATCGCATCGGCCAGCCAGTGGTGATCTACGGCCTCGTCGCCCTGCTCTACTTCGTAGTCTGCTTTCCGCTTTCCCGTTGGGTTCAACATCATCAAACCAGGAGCCAGTTATCATGA
- a CDS encoding PTS sugar transporter subunit IIC — translation MSKFDRKTIANKIHPIVNKIQTSKLVNGITGGMMGAMPITILGAFAALFLNLPIPAYKEFIASAGIAAALKVIIMFTTNFLAVIFGVAIAGNYAKQHDEDGLFCGLLALLNFFIVTPVTFSENGAPVIPMQWLGGTGIFTAIIVSLLSTWVYIFFKRQGFTIKMPASVPPVVSSSFSSLIPGFVSILLFSAISVLFAVTPFKSMHQFIYAFLQLPLQGVGGNIASIIILWTLAQLLWFMGIHGTMVIYSVVLPIFTAMDAVQLAAYSAGEALPNITGRSFVSTYTMSASAIGLTLLMLFFAKSQQYKTLGKLTTIPALFGISEPLVFGTPMVFNFRFAIPFIFMNAISLSIAYLATYIGLVPRVAGITPITGMPIILSGIMEGSWKIAVLQVFLVGIQIIVWYPFFKKADKESYALEMNGEGNNK, via the coding sequence ATGTCCAAATTTGACAGAAAAACGATAGCCAATAAAATTCATCCTATAGTTAATAAAATTCAGACCAGCAAACTGGTGAATGGTATTACAGGTGGAATGATGGGGGCTATGCCTATTACTATCTTAGGAGCATTTGCTGCATTATTTCTGAACCTCCCGATTCCAGCATATAAAGAATTTATCGCCAGTGCAGGTATTGCTGCAGCGTTAAAAGTCATTATCATGTTTACTACTAATTTCCTGGCCGTTATATTCGGTGTCGCTATTGCTGGTAACTACGCAAAACAACATGATGAAGATGGCCTGTTCTGTGGGTTATTGGCATTGCTGAATTTCTTTATTGTTACGCCAGTGACGTTTTCGGAAAATGGCGCTCCGGTCATTCCCATGCAGTGGTTAGGCGGTACGGGTATTTTCACTGCAATTATTGTTAGTTTACTGTCTACATGGGTTTATATTTTTTTTAAACGGCAGGGCTTCACGATAAAAATGCCAGCAAGTGTGCCGCCTGTTGTTTCCAGTAGTTTCAGTAGTCTTATCCCTGGATTTGTCTCTATTCTGCTATTTTCTGCTATCTCTGTGCTTTTTGCGGTTACTCCGTTTAAAAGTATGCATCAATTTATCTATGCATTTTTACAATTACCTCTGCAGGGTGTCGGGGGCAACATTGCTTCCATCATAATACTTTGGACATTAGCTCAATTACTGTGGTTTATGGGCATCCATGGCACGATGGTTATTTACTCTGTTGTATTGCCGATTTTTACCGCAATGGATGCAGTGCAACTTGCGGCCTATTCTGCCGGTGAGGCACTGCCCAATATCACCGGACGCTCATTTGTCAGCACTTATACAATGTCTGCCAGCGCGATAGGTCTTACCTTACTGATGCTGTTTTTTGCAAAAAGTCAACAATATAAGACACTGGGGAAACTGACTACCATACCGGCGCTGTTTGGTATTAGTGAACCATTAGTTTTCGGTACGCCAATGGTTTTTAATTTCCGCTTTGCCATCCCTTTTATCTTTATGAATGCGATTAGCCTGAGCATCGCTTATCTCGCAACCTACATAGGACTTGTCCCCAGAGTTGCAGGGATTACACCGATAACCGGAATGCCGATTATTCTAAGCGGTATTATGGAGGGAAGTTGGAAAATCGCTGTGTTGCAGGTTTTCCTTGTGGGAATACAAATCATCGTCTGGTATCCATTCTTTAAAAAGGCAGATAAAGAATCCTATGCGCTGGAAATGAATGGCGAGGGGAATAATAAGTAA
- a CDS encoding IclR family transcriptional regulator, with the protein MPDEKPSRARGVDRVIDIFRQLHIARQPMAMRDLIDATGAPRSSVYELVNLLSEAGLLELDADGAVFFGREMHYYGADYMAHNDLIRRSHQLMVEIVARHGETVQLCMLEGNKYTVVLSESNAHPFKITSDIGVRVPITWTATGRLLLSNWSDSAILDLIPEEDYRLANGQVLDKQAFLEDIHRAGQQGYCLTEGLSESFTCCMAAPIRSRSGQAVAAICFMVSRDTPEERRQMLLKELIVSGQKLSDFT; encoded by the coding sequence ATGCCGGACGAGAAGCCATCGCGGGCGCGCGGTGTTGACCGTGTTATCGACATTTTTCGCCAGTTGCATATCGCTCGTCAGCCTATGGCGATGCGCGATTTGATCGACGCTACCGGTGCACCGCGTTCCAGCGTATATGAACTCGTTAACCTGCTGAGTGAGGCAGGGTTGCTTGAACTGGATGCCGACGGCGCGGTGTTTTTTGGCCGTGAAATGCACTATTACGGTGCGGACTACATGGCGCATAACGACCTTATCCGCCGCTCGCATCAGTTAATGGTTGAGATCGTGGCCCGTCATGGCGAGACGGTGCAGCTCTGTATGCTGGAAGGGAATAAGTACACCGTTGTGCTGTCGGAAAGTAATGCTCACCCGTTCAAAATCACTTCTGATATCGGGGTGCGGGTGCCGATTACCTGGACGGCCACTGGTCGTCTGCTGCTCAGTAATTGGTCGGACAGCGCCATTCTCGATCTTATCCCCGAAGAGGATTACCGACTGGCGAACGGGCAAGTCCTCGACAAGCAGGCATTCCTCGAAGATATTCATCGTGCCGGGCAGCAGGGATATTGCCTGACCGAAGGTTTGTCAGAGAGTTTTACCTGCTGTATGGCGGCGCCGATTCGTTCCCGTAGCGGGCAGGCAGTCGCCGCTATTTGCTTTATGGTAAGTCGCGATACGCCGGAGGAGCGCCGTCAGATGCTGCTGAAAGAGTTGATCGTTTCCGGGCAAAAATTATCTGACTTCACCTGA
- a CDS encoding BglG family transcription antiterminator, giving the protein MYSKLSVLFKELMDEEYHTARELAARLNVSEKTVRVRLKELNDIVISHGAMIASKSNMGYRLTVDDYDCFNQFALSDNKENKVSRPTTSNERITFILAFLLNRHSYIKLDDLCEQCYVSRNTMTADLKKVEYILHIHNLVLERRPNYGIIIDGSEFNKRVCIANNLIKRDDFMNSDGKKEEKLKAIGNIVLSVLHKNEYRISEVSLENLISHIFIASYRSKHEQSVDIDGNRIVQLVKPDVLEATKEIVLRTQKELQTLMPESEQFYIALHMGAKLSSGSYNHPGVNIVISRKIDELTWRMLEIVHKSFNIDFMDNLELRMSLNQHMVPLDIRMQYGIPLSNPLLHEIKKEYAFAYTMAATACIALSEHYVTNIPEDEIAYFAILFELALEKKDKKIDKKNIIVVCVSGKGTTQLFMYKYKQAFGKYIENIYECTAWELNSFDFAGHNIEYIFTTIPINIDVPVPVFEVNLFLENKDIITCSEIFEASSNAFLHRYYLPELFLTDIVAENKEEALRLLCQHTEKYFPLPDGFLDAVMKREVLGQTDFGNLIAIPHPFQVMTRESFVTVGILQQPIWWGHNEVQVIFLISISSEEDTEIGRFYQLTTKLLFDSEALQQLLKEQRFEVLMTLLKGGVIS; this is encoded by the coding sequence ATGTATAGCAAATTATCAGTCCTTTTTAAGGAATTGATGGATGAAGAATATCATACCGCTCGCGAACTAGCCGCAAGGCTTAATGTTAGTGAAAAGACAGTTCGTGTCCGCTTGAAAGAACTGAATGATATCGTAATATCACATGGTGCCATGATCGCTTCGAAATCGAATATGGGGTATAGATTAACGGTTGACGATTATGATTGCTTTAACCAGTTTGCTCTTTCTGATAATAAAGAAAATAAGGTTTCCCGGCCAACGACATCGAATGAACGAATTACTTTTATTCTCGCTTTTTTATTAAATCGACACAGCTATATCAAACTAGATGATTTATGCGAGCAGTGTTATGTTTCCCGCAATACGATGACTGCAGATCTAAAAAAAGTTGAGTATATTCTGCACATACACAATCTGGTTTTAGAAAGACGGCCTAATTATGGTATTATTATCGACGGCAGCGAATTCAATAAAAGGGTATGCATAGCAAATAATCTCATCAAACGTGATGACTTTATGAATTCTGATGGAAAAAAAGAAGAAAAGCTAAAGGCGATTGGCAATATCGTTTTATCCGTTTTGCATAAAAATGAATATCGTATATCAGAGGTCTCACTGGAAAACCTTATTTCTCATATTTTCATCGCATCATATAGATCTAAACACGAACAATCCGTAGATATTGACGGTAACAGAATCGTGCAATTGGTGAAACCGGATGTTCTGGAGGCAACTAAAGAGATTGTGCTGCGTACCCAGAAAGAACTCCAGACCCTCATGCCAGAAAGCGAACAGTTCTATATAGCACTGCATATGGGAGCTAAATTATCGTCTGGCTCTTATAATCACCCCGGTGTAAATATTGTTATTTCCCGAAAAATTGATGAACTAACCTGGCGGATGCTGGAGATTGTACATAAAAGCTTTAACATCGATTTTATGGATAACCTGGAATTACGTATGTCATTAAATCAGCATATGGTTCCGCTGGATATACGGATGCAATACGGTATTCCACTCAGTAATCCATTACTGCATGAAATAAAGAAAGAATACGCTTTTGCCTATACAATGGCAGCAACGGCATGCATTGCTCTGTCAGAGCATTATGTTACCAATATTCCGGAAGATGAAATTGCTTATTTCGCTATTCTTTTTGAGCTTGCGCTGGAAAAAAAAGATAAGAAAATTGACAAAAAGAATATCATCGTTGTGTGTGTGTCAGGCAAAGGTACCACACAACTTTTTATGTACAAATATAAACAAGCATTTGGTAAATACATTGAAAATATTTATGAGTGCACTGCCTGGGAGCTGAATTCCTTTGATTTTGCTGGGCATAATATTGAATATATATTTACAACCATCCCGATCAATATTGACGTGCCGGTACCAGTGTTCGAAGTAAATTTATTCCTGGAAAATAAAGATATTATCACCTGCAGTGAAATCTTTGAAGCCAGCAGCAACGCTTTTTTGCATAGATATTATCTACCAGAGTTATTTCTAACAGATATTGTGGCAGAGAATAAAGAGGAAGCGCTCAGATTACTCTGCCAGCATACGGAAAAATACTTTCCATTGCCTGACGGTTTTTTAGATGCGGTAATGAAAAGAGAAGTGCTGGGGCAAACGGATTTTGGGAACCTGATCGCTATTCCTCATCCATTTCAGGTCATGACCAGAGAAAGTTTTGTCACGGTAGGCATATTACAGCAACCTATATGGTGGGGGCATAATGAGGTACAGGTTATTTTTCTCATTTCTATTTCTTCTGAAGAAGATACGGAGATCGGGCGCTTTTACCAGCTGACAACGAAATTGCTGTTTGATAGTGAGGCCTTACAGCAACTGCTTAAGGAACAACGATTTGAAGTGCTCATGACGTTACTGAAAGGGGGTGTCATATCGTGA